Proteins encoded within one genomic window of Halorussus salilacus:
- a CDS encoding geranylgeranyl reductase family protein, with protein MYDFVVVGAGPAGSRFSRRAAERGYDVLALERGSVGEPLACSGHVSTDVWEFTREGAREDLLQNEVFGARFHVGGPGSDDYPFYKREVVSNVIDRVGLDRHLAEAAREAGVDLREGHSVSTVEERPDRVAVTATGPDGTETFEAKMVAGCDGPVSRVRRELGLPEPGEKLQGVLGFSDEDDPGDYVDVHLTAPRFFAWRIPRGDSGVEYGLAAPPGSDPGANALFEEFTADYDVDTGEFCAGMIPVGPADSVTSRRGFLVGDAAAQTKPFTGGGILYGMTAADHAAREIDPEDPGTLADYEAAWRDDLSTEIRLGHWIRKCYSLPERVQHAGLSAFSGEIGVHMDKPTSFFSKEHLAKLLSRS; from the coding sequence ATGTACGACTTCGTCGTCGTCGGGGCAGGCCCCGCCGGGTCGCGGTTCTCGCGGCGCGCGGCCGAACGCGGATACGACGTACTGGCGCTCGAACGCGGGTCGGTCGGCGAGCCCCTCGCGTGCTCGGGCCACGTCAGCACCGACGTCTGGGAGTTCACCCGCGAGGGCGCGCGAGAGGACCTCCTCCAGAACGAGGTGTTCGGCGCGCGCTTCCACGTCGGTGGCCCCGGGAGCGACGACTACCCCTTCTACAAGCGCGAGGTCGTCTCGAACGTCATCGACCGCGTGGGACTCGACCGCCACCTCGCCGAGGCGGCCCGCGAGGCGGGCGTCGACCTCCGGGAGGGCCACAGCGTCTCGACCGTCGAGGAGCGTCCCGACCGGGTCGCGGTGACCGCGACCGGACCCGACGGCACCGAGACGTTCGAGGCGAAGATGGTCGCCGGATGCGACGGACCCGTCTCGCGGGTCCGTCGCGAACTCGGCCTGCCCGAACCCGGCGAGAAGCTACAGGGCGTGCTGGGGTTCAGCGACGAGGACGACCCCGGCGACTACGTCGACGTTCACCTCACCGCGCCCCGATTTTTCGCGTGGCGCATCCCGCGGGGCGATTCGGGGGTCGAGTACGGCCTCGCGGCCCCGCCGGGGTCGGACCCCGGAGCGAACGCCCTGTTCGAGGAGTTCACCGCCGACTACGACGTCGACACCGGGGAGTTCTGCGCGGGCATGATTCCGGTCGGCCCCGCCGACTCGGTGACGAGTCGGCGGGGGTTCCTCGTCGGCGACGCCGCCGCCCAGACCAAGCCGTTCACGGGCGGGGGAATCCTCTACGGCATGACCGCGGCCGACCACGCGGCCCGCGAGATCGACCCCGAGGACCCCGGGACGCTCGCCGACTACGAGGCGGCGTGGCGCGACGACCTGAGCACCGAGATTCGGCTGGGCCACTGGATTCGGAAGTGCTACTCGCTCCCCGAGCGCGTCCAGCACGCGGGGCTGTCTGCGTTCTCGGGCGAAATCGGGGTCCACATGGACAAGCCGACCTCGTTCTTCTCGAAGGAGCATCTGGCGAAGTTGCTGTCGCGGTCGTAA
- a CDS encoding DUF7344 domain-containing protein, with translation MSSADNSPERETLSEDLIFDVLKNRRRRYTLHYLKQQERPVELSELAEQVAAWENDTTVEGLSANERKSVYTSLYQTHLPKLADAGIVEYNQNRGVVELSDNAAQLEGYLRPQDDLPWIRYYLGLAVVSAILVIGDLLGIPPFAAIPDQIWGVLIVAAFVLSAMAHYMRRRQLARQERPPNIEG, from the coding sequence ATGAGCTCGGCTGATAATTCACCTGAACGAGAAACACTGTCCGAAGATCTCATCTTCGACGTTCTCAAGAACCGGCGTCGCCGGTACACGTTGCACTATCTCAAGCAACAGGAGCGGCCGGTCGAGCTGAGCGAGCTCGCCGAGCAGGTCGCGGCGTGGGAGAACGACACGACGGTAGAGGGGCTGTCGGCCAACGAGCGAAAGTCGGTCTACACCTCGCTGTACCAGACCCATCTTCCGAAACTCGCCGACGCGGGCATCGTCGAGTACAACCAGAACCGGGGCGTGGTCGAACTGTCGGACAACGCCGCCCAACTGGAGGGGTACCTCAGACCGCAGGACGACCTCCCGTGGATTCGATACTACCTCGGGCTCGCGGTCGTGAGCGCGATTCTGGTCATCGGCGACCTCCTCGGAATCCCGCCGTTCGCCGCGATACCCGACCAGATCTGGGGCGTCCTCATCGTCGCGGCGTTCGTGCTCTCGGCGATGGCCCACTACATGCGGCGGCGACAGCTCGCTCGACAGGAGCGCCCGCCGAACATCGAAGGGTAG
- the uvrA gene encoding excinuclease ABC subunit UvrA translates to MSKDYIDVRGAEEHNLKDLDVSIPREKFNVVTGLSGSGKSSLAFETVYAEGQRRYIESLSAYARNFLGQMDKPQVENVEGLSPAISIDQKNAANNPRSTVGTVTELHDYFRLLYARIGTPHCPECGQEVGEQSAQNMVRRVLDLPEGTRAKIAAPVVRDQKGAFEDLFDDLVSEGYARVEVDGEEFDLTTNRPDLDKNYDHDVDVIVDRVKVSEEARSRITDSVETALDEADGVLKVVLPDPPAEAADAIGGAAARSTGDLADDGEDDRLVVEFSEDLACTQCGIDFREIETRSFSFNSPHGACPECEGIGETKEVDEDLVVQDPSKKLKNVFEPWSYNRTYYRRQLDNVADHFGVSVETPFEDLPEDVQEAFVWGTDGVVHFEWRTRNGVREKDERFEGVIPNLERRYVETDSDSTRDHIEDYMAVTECPVCEGTRLNDQSRSVLVDGTSIAEVNEMSIGDALQHFEGLEATLDERETKIAEEILKEIRARLGFMEEVGLEYLTLDREASTLSGGESQRIRLATQIGSGLVGVLYVLDEPSIGLHQRDNDRLLNTLEELRDLGNTLLVVEHDEETMRRADNVIDMGPGPGKRGGEVVIQGTTEEITRCEESITGDYLAGREEIPVPDERRDSDDALTVVGARQHNLEDVDVDIPVSQFTAITGVSGSGKSTLMHEILYKGLAREMNDNTSVDPGDHDAIEGTGLVEKVRLIDQSPIGRTPRSNPATYTGVFDYIRELFAETKLARQRGYEKGRFSFNVKGGRCEECGGQGTVKIEMNFLSDVYVPCEECDGARYNDETLDVTYKGATIADVLDMSVEEAYDFFEHDQRIARRLGLLKDVGLDYMKLGQPSTTLSGGEAQRVKLAEELGKKDTGDTLYLLDEPTTGLHSADERKLIEVLQRLTDKGNTVVVIEHELDLVKNADHVIDLGPEGGEHGGEVVAEGTPEEVARTEDSHTGRYLRDLLPDVDLDGPRADRTVAPATDD, encoded by the coding sequence ATGAGCAAGGACTACATCGACGTCCGGGGGGCCGAGGAGCACAACCTCAAGGACCTCGACGTCTCCATTCCGCGCGAGAAGTTCAACGTGGTGACGGGACTGTCGGGGTCGGGGAAGTCCTCGCTCGCCTTCGAGACGGTGTACGCCGAGGGCCAGCGCCGGTACATCGAGAGCCTGTCGGCGTACGCCCGCAACTTCCTCGGGCAGATGGACAAGCCGCAGGTCGAGAACGTCGAGGGGCTGTCGCCCGCCATCTCCATCGACCAGAAGAACGCGGCCAACAACCCGCGCTCTACCGTGGGGACCGTCACCGAACTCCACGACTACTTTCGCCTGCTGTACGCCCGCATCGGGACGCCCCACTGTCCCGAGTGCGGTCAGGAGGTCGGCGAGCAGAGCGCCCAGAACATGGTCCGGCGCGTGCTCGACCTCCCCGAGGGGACGAGGGCGAAGATCGCCGCGCCCGTGGTCCGCGACCAGAAGGGGGCGTTCGAGGACCTGTTCGACGACCTCGTTTCGGAGGGGTACGCTCGCGTCGAGGTCGACGGCGAGGAGTTCGACCTCACGACGAATCGGCCGGACCTCGACAAAAACTACGACCACGACGTCGACGTTATCGTCGACCGCGTGAAGGTCAGCGAGGAGGCCCGGAGCAGGATTACCGACAGCGTCGAGACCGCCCTCGACGAAGCCGACGGCGTGCTGAAGGTCGTCCTGCCGGACCCGCCCGCCGAGGCCGCCGACGCCATCGGCGGGGCCGCGGCCCGGTCGACCGGCGATTTAGCGGACGACGGCGAGGACGACCGCCTCGTCGTGGAGTTCTCCGAGGACCTCGCGTGCACCCAGTGTGGCATCGACTTCCGGGAGATAGAGACCCGGAGCTTCTCGTTCAACAGCCCGCACGGCGCGTGTCCCGAGTGTGAGGGCATCGGCGAGACCAAGGAGGTCGACGAGGACCTCGTGGTCCAGGACCCCTCGAAGAAGCTCAAGAACGTCTTCGAGCCGTGGAGCTACAACCGGACCTACTACCGCCGACAGCTCGACAACGTCGCCGACCACTTCGGCGTGAGCGTCGAGACCCCCTTCGAGGACCTCCCCGAGGACGTGCAGGAAGCGTTCGTCTGGGGGACCGACGGCGTGGTCCACTTCGAGTGGCGGACCCGGAACGGCGTCCGCGAGAAGGACGAGCGATTCGAGGGCGTCATCCCCAACCTCGAACGCCGGTACGTCGAGACCGACTCGGACAGCACCCGCGACCACATCGAGGACTACATGGCGGTCACCGAGTGCCCGGTCTGTGAGGGCACCCGGCTCAACGACCAGAGCCGGTCGGTGCTGGTGGACGGTACCTCCATCGCCGAGGTCAACGAGATGTCCATCGGCGACGCCCTGCAGCACTTCGAGGGGCTGGAAGCGACCCTCGACGAGCGCGAGACCAAGATCGCCGAGGAGATACTCAAGGAGATACGCGCGCGGCTGGGCTTCATGGAGGAGGTCGGACTGGAGTACCTCACGCTGGACCGGGAGGCCTCGACCCTCTCGGGCGGCGAGAGCCAGCGCATCCGACTCGCGACCCAGATCGGGTCGGGCCTCGTTGGCGTTCTCTACGTCCTCGACGAACCGTCCATCGGGCTCCACCAGCGCGACAACGACCGCCTGCTGAACACCCTCGAAGAGCTTCGGGACCTCGGGAACACCCTCCTCGTGGTCGAACACGACGAGGAGACGATGCGCCGGGCCGACAACGTCATCGACATGGGTCCCGGTCCGGGCAAGCGCGGCGGTGAGGTGGTCATCCAGGGCACGACCGAGGAGATAACGCGGTGTGAGGAGTCCATCACGGGCGACTACCTCGCCGGGCGCGAGGAGATTCCCGTGCCCGACGAGCGCCGGGACAGCGACGACGCCCTGACCGTCGTGGGCGCGCGCCAGCACAACCTCGAGGACGTGGACGTCGACATCCCCGTGAGCCAGTTCACCGCGATTACCGGCGTCTCGGGGTCGGGTAAGTCGACCCTAATGCACGAGATACTGTACAAGGGGCTGGCCCGCGAGATGAACGACAACACCAGCGTCGACCCCGGCGACCACGACGCCATCGAGGGCACCGGACTGGTCGAGAAGGTGCGGCTCATCGACCAGTCGCCCATCGGCCGGACCCCGCGGTCGAACCCCGCGACCTACACCGGCGTCTTCGACTACATCCGCGAGCTGTTCGCCGAGACCAAGCTCGCCAGACAGCGCGGCTACGAGAAGGGCCGGTTCTCGTTCAACGTGAAGGGCGGCCGCTGCGAGGAGTGTGGCGGGCAGGGAACCGTCAAGATCGAGATGAACTTCCTCTCGGACGTGTACGTCCCCTGCGAGGAGTGCGACGGCGCGCGCTACAACGACGAGACCCTCGACGTGACCTACAAGGGCGCGACCATCGCCGACGTGCTCGACATGTCGGTCGAGGAGGCCTACGACTTCTTCGAGCACGACCAGCGCATCGCGCGCAGGCTCGGCCTGCTGAAGGACGTGGGCCTCGATTACATGAAGCTCGGCCAGCCCTCCACGACGCTCTCGGGCGGGGAGGCCCAGCGCGTCAAGCTCGCCGAGGAGCTCGGCAAGAAGGACACCGGCGACACCCTCTACCTGCTCGACGAGCCGACCACCGGGCTCCACAGCGCCGACGAGCGAAAGCTCATCGAGGTGCTCCAGCGGCTCACCGACAAGGGCAACACCGTGGTCGTCATCGAACACGAACTCGACCTCGTGAAGAACGCAGACCACGTCATCGACCTCGGTCCCGAGGGCGGCGAGCACGGCGGCGAGGTCGTCGCCGAGGGGACGCCCGAGGAGGTCGCTCGCACCGAGGACTCGCACACGGGACGGTACCTCCGGGACCTGCTCCCCGACGTGGACCTCGACGGCCCGCGGGCCGACCGGACGGTTGCCCCGGCGACCGACGACTAG
- a CDS encoding AI-2E family transporter: MDSERAFVAALVGLALAVSALVVRPFFTFVALAAFLAYALFPLQRWLAPRLESRLGPRLGRRVSALVLMVVAAVLFVLPFVLLVQVVVRQALAVAEAVQSGAVDLGVLRDLVGPGVERTLAEFARAAAGRIAEETPGLLGGASNVAVGVTVFGFALYSLLVGGESVVAWLREVTPLPRRVEDELLAELDRLTYAVLVTQGLIAVVQAVLTGAALLVLGFSNVLFWTVLAVVFGLLPFVGSMFIWLPAAVFLLATGDLLGGAALLVYGFGLVNLTDNYLRPVVGGRSANLDPTVLVVGIFGGLAAFGFAGIFVGPIVLGFTRSLVDVAAREYA, from the coding sequence ATGGACTCCGAGCGGGCGTTCGTGGCCGCACTGGTGGGACTCGCGCTCGCCGTCTCCGCGCTCGTCGTGCGACCGTTCTTCACCTTCGTCGCGCTCGCGGCGTTCCTGGCGTACGCCCTGTTCCCGCTCCAGCGGTGGCTCGCCCCGCGCCTCGAATCCCGGCTCGGACCGCGACTGGGTCGGCGGGTCTCGGCGCTGGTCCTGATGGTCGTCGCCGCGGTCCTGTTCGTGCTCCCGTTCGTCCTGCTGGTCCAGGTGGTCGTCAGGCAGGCGCTCGCGGTGGCCGAGGCCGTCCAGTCGGGCGCGGTGGACCTCGGCGTCCTCCGGGACCTCGTCGGGCCGGGCGTCGAGCGGACCCTCGCGGAGTTCGCACGCGCCGCTGCGGGTCGGATCGCCGAGGAGACGCCCGGGCTGCTCGGCGGCGCGTCGAACGTCGCGGTCGGGGTCACGGTGTTCGGCTTCGCGCTCTACTCACTGCTGGTCGGGGGCGAATCGGTCGTGGCGTGGCTCCGCGAGGTGACGCCGCTTCCCCGGCGCGTCGAGGACGAACTCCTCGCCGAACTCGACCGGCTCACCTACGCGGTACTGGTCACGCAGGGGCTCATCGCGGTCGTGCAGGCCGTCCTGACCGGGGCGGCGCTGCTCGTCCTGGGGTTCTCGAACGTCCTGTTCTGGACGGTCCTCGCGGTGGTGTTCGGGCTCCTGCCGTTCGTCGGGTCGATGTTCATCTGGCTCCCGGCGGCGGTCTTCCTGCTCGCCACCGGCGACCTCCTCGGAGGCGCGGCCCTGCTCGTCTACGGCTTCGGTCTCGTCAACCTCACGGATAACTACCTCCGGCCGGTCGTCGGCGGCCGGAGCGCGAACCTCGACCCCACCGTCCTCGTGGTCGGCATCTTCGGCGGTCTCGCGGCCTTCGGCTTCGCGGGCATCTTCGTCGGTCCCATCGTCCTCGGGTTCACCAGGTCGCTGGTCGACGTGGCGGCCCGCGAGTACGCGTGA
- the ygfZ gene encoding CAF17-like 4Fe-4S cluster assembly/insertion protein YgfZ: MTVIEDHQTDLGAEFVEVGGRRVPAHYGRPDRAHRAVRNVVGVTEMPYGVVVVEGEDRVEYVDNVVSNRVPSEDGEGVYALLLDPQGGVELDMYVYDAGDRLLLFVPPGEAGPLAEEWREKVFIQDVEISVASDDFAVFGVHGPKATEKLASVLNGAGTPEDRLSFVRGRIAEVGVTVIRTDAPTGEEGYEVVCTTGTTVNETGEEFPNAELVYDTLLNRGLNAAPFGRRTWESLTLEAGTPLFETELAGRIPNVLGLRNAVDFEKGCFVGQEVVSRVENRGQPSQRLAGLRTNERPDSGAAVFVGDESVGEVTRAVESPSRGEPVAFALLDSSVGTADDAPVMTVRVDGEETLASLVDLPFVEGSDRSARIPTY, encoded by the coding sequence ATGACAGTCATCGAGGACCACCAGACGGACCTCGGCGCGGAGTTCGTCGAGGTCGGGGGTCGCCGAGTCCCGGCCCACTACGGCCGCCCCGACCGGGCCCACCGCGCGGTCCGGAACGTGGTCGGCGTCACCGAGATGCCCTACGGCGTGGTCGTCGTCGAGGGGGAGGACCGCGTCGAGTACGTCGACAACGTCGTGTCGAACCGCGTCCCGAGCGAGGACGGCGAGGGGGTCTACGCCCTCCTGCTCGACCCGCAGGGCGGCGTCGAGCTGGACATGTACGTCTACGACGCGGGCGACCGCCTGTTGCTGTTCGTCCCGCCGGGCGAGGCCGGACCGCTGGCCGAGGAGTGGCGCGAGAAGGTGTTCATTCAGGACGTGGAGATATCGGTCGCGAGCGACGACTTCGCGGTGTTCGGCGTCCACGGCCCGAAGGCGACCGAGAAGCTGGCCAGCGTCCTCAACGGCGCGGGCACTCCCGAGGACCGCCTCTCGTTCGTCCGGGGGCGCATCGCCGAGGTCGGGGTCACCGTGATCCGGACCGACGCGCCGACCGGCGAGGAGGGCTACGAGGTGGTCTGTACCACCGGGACGACGGTCAACGAGACCGGCGAGGAGTTCCCGAACGCCGAACTCGTCTACGACACCCTGCTGAACCGCGGGCTGAACGCCGCGCCGTTCGGCCGCCGGACGTGGGAGTCGCTCACCCTCGAAGCCGGGACGCCCCTGTTCGAGACCGAGTTGGCGGGCCGCATCCCGAACGTCCTTGGCCTCCGGAACGCGGTCGACTTCGAGAAGGGGTGTTTCGTGGGTCAGGAGGTCGTCTCGCGCGTGGAGAACCGCGGCCAGCCCAGCCAGCGTCTCGCGGGGCTTCGGACCAACGAGCGTCCGGACTCGGGCGCGGCCGTCTTCGTGGGCGACGAGTCGGTCGGCGAGGTGACCCGCGCGGTCGAGAGCCCCTCCCGGGGCGAACCCGTCGCGTTCGCGTTGCTCGACTCGTCGGTGGGGACCGCCGACGACGCGCCGGTGATGACGGTCCGAGTCGACGGCGAGGAGACCCTCGCCTCGCTGGTCGACCTCCCGTTCGTCGAGGGTAGCGACCGGTCGGCCCGGATTCCGACCTACTAG
- a CDS encoding DUF6432 family protein: MKAKREYRNRESVEVAVLDALVDRNEEGMTVFELRSHVDVDIDELETALANLKEDGLIDANTGDQRTLITPDERVIPDPDEEAGDEPSLVDRIIERLPL, from the coding sequence ATGAAGGCAAAGCGGGAGTACCGGAACCGCGAGTCGGTCGAGGTTGCGGTTCTGGACGCCCTCGTCGACCGGAACGAGGAGGGGATGACGGTGTTCGAACTCCGGTCGCACGTCGATGTCGACATCGACGAACTCGAAACCGCGCTCGCCAACCTCAAGGAGGACGGTCTCATCGACGCCAACACCGGCGACCAGCGCACGCTCATCACGCCCGACGAGCGCGTGATTCCGGACCCCGACGAGGAGGCGGGCGACGAGCCGTCGCTCGTCGACCGCATCATCGAACGACTCCCGCTTTGA
- a CDS encoding RNA-binding protein, with protein sequence MKVKSRHHLRSDEVSDVEDRLAESLGVDLDADTYELVELEDSAFDLVLVDGEPAVLYYDDEPFLTVRGANEYPPETHVVTVDAGAVSFVSDGADVMRPGIVEADDDIESGDLVAIAEESHGKVLAVGRAKTGGDDMVGDSGKVVESVHYVGDELYEFDV encoded by the coding sequence ATGAAGGTCAAGTCCCGCCACCACCTCAGGAGCGACGAGGTGAGCGACGTCGAGGACCGACTGGCCGAGAGCCTCGGCGTCGACCTCGACGCCGACACCTACGAACTCGTGGAGTTGGAGGACTCGGCGTTCGACCTCGTGCTGGTCGACGGCGAGCCAGCCGTCCTCTACTACGACGACGAACCCTTCCTGACCGTCCGCGGCGCGAACGAGTACCCGCCCGAGACGCACGTCGTCACCGTCGACGCGGGCGCGGTGTCGTTCGTCAGCGACGGCGCAGACGTGATGCGGCCCGGCATCGTCGAGGCCGACGACGACATCGAGTCGGGCGACCTCGTCGCCATCGCCGAGGAGTCCCACGGCAAGGTGCTCGCGGTGGGGCGCGCGAAGACCGGCGGCGACGACATGGTTGGCGACTCGGGGAAGGTCGTCGAGTCGGTCCACTACGTCGGCGACGAACTCTACGAGTTCGACGTCTGA
- a CDS encoding DUF1028 domain-containing protein, which yields MTFSICVREEYEAREATASDGRAATPRDDEGDDHLRFGVAVTTRLPAVGTLCPFASDSGAVATQSLVNVELGRKGVAYLDDGLAVEDALQSLLNADDGAPQRQLHGVDAEGTFAFSGEECKDWYGHVEGEGFTVAGNLLTGESVIEATAEAYRDSRDSDAPLAERLVDALEAGHAEGGDKREDLHVQSAALLVETTEHREMEPYYDDLRVDATETPIADLRETYELAKEGFEMAVERYEETDGDDEMDAE from the coding sequence GTGACCTTCAGCATCTGCGTTCGCGAGGAGTACGAAGCGCGCGAGGCGACCGCCTCGGACGGTCGAGCGGCGACGCCGCGAGACGACGAGGGCGACGACCACCTGCGGTTCGGCGTCGCGGTGACGACCCGACTCCCGGCGGTCGGGACGCTCTGTCCGTTCGCCAGCGACTCCGGCGCGGTCGCAACCCAGAGTCTGGTCAACGTCGAACTCGGCCGGAAGGGCGTCGCGTACCTCGACGACGGCCTCGCGGTCGAGGACGCCCTCCAGTCCCTGCTCAACGCCGACGACGGTGCGCCCCAGCGCCAGCTCCACGGCGTCGACGCCGAGGGCACCTTCGCGTTCTCGGGCGAGGAGTGCAAGGACTGGTACGGGCACGTTGAGGGCGAGGGCTTCACCGTCGCGGGGAACCTACTGACCGGCGAGTCCGTGATCGAGGCGACCGCCGAGGCCTACCGGGACTCGCGCGATTCGGACGCCCCGCTCGCCGAGCGACTCGTCGACGCGCTCGAAGCGGGCCACGCCGAGGGCGGCGACAAGCGCGAGGACCTCCACGTCCAGAGCGCGGCGCTGCTCGTCGAGACCACCGAGCACCGCGAGATGGAACCGTACTACGACGACCTCCGGGTCGACGCCACCGAGACGCCCATCGCCGACCTCCGGGAGACCTACGAACTCGCGAAGGAGGGGTTCGAGATGGCGGTCGAGCGCTACGAGGAGACCGACGGGGACGACGAGATGGACGCGGAGTAG
- a CDS encoding S8 family peptidase: MADNTSSVSRRNVLKVAGGSIAAVGATGLGSANATVEVNVGFKSERGRKAALEKADETVREFNSIDALTLRLPEQAATKLESNPNIRYVEENGQMHALAQDLPWGIDRVDADVAHDEGETGSGADIAILDTGIDSDHPDLEANLGSGEAFATCSGGSCDESWDDDNDHGTHCAGTADAVDNSEGVVGVSTEATLHAVKVLDSEGSGSFSDIAAGIEYVGDQGWDVGSLSLGASSGSSALKDAVEYAASEGVFLVAAAGNDGPCNECVGYPAVYDEVVAVSSTNDSDELSSFSSTGSEVEIAAPGSDVYSTIPGGYDTFSGTSMACPHVAGAAGQLMANGSSNTEARDQLNSAAEDIGLGDNEQGNGLLDVAAALDSDGDDGDDGDDGGDDTAPTVDSLDVTSDSNGGWARFDASWAVSDDTELSSVEVALSQNGSSVDSATTSVSGTSASGTDQLEDKKGSGSYDVTLTVTDSNGNTATQTETVSA, translated from the coding sequence ATGGCAGATAATACAAGCAGTGTTTCGAGACGTAACGTACTCAAGGTCGCTGGCGGGTCCATCGCGGCGGTCGGTGCGACCGGACTCGGCAGTGCGAACGCGACCGTCGAGGTCAACGTCGGGTTCAAGTCCGAGCGCGGGCGCAAGGCCGCGCTCGAGAAGGCCGACGAGACGGTCAGGGAGTTCAACTCCATCGACGCGCTCACGCTCCGCCTACCCGAGCAGGCAGCGACGAAGCTGGAGAGCAACCCCAACATCCGCTACGTCGAGGAGAACGGTCAGATGCACGCGCTCGCCCAGGACCTCCCGTGGGGCATCGACCGAGTCGACGCCGACGTGGCCCACGACGAGGGCGAGACGGGGAGCGGCGCAGACATCGCCATCCTCGACACCGGCATCGACAGCGACCACCCCGACCTCGAAGCCAACCTCGGGTCCGGCGAGGCGTTCGCCACCTGCTCCGGCGGGTCGTGCGACGAGTCGTGGGACGACGACAACGACCACGGTACTCACTGTGCGGGTACCGCCGACGCGGTCGACAACTCCGAGGGCGTCGTGGGCGTCTCGACCGAGGCGACCCTCCACGCCGTCAAGGTGCTCGACAGCGAAGGCTCCGGGTCGTTCTCGGACATCGCGGCGGGCATCGAGTACGTCGGCGATCAGGGCTGGGACGTCGGCTCGCTGAGCCTGGGCGCGAGCTCCGGCTCGTCGGCGCTCAAGGACGCGGTCGAGTACGCCGCCAGCGAGGGCGTGTTCCTCGTCGCCGCGGCCGGAAACGACGGTCCGTGCAACGAGTGCGTCGGCTACCCCGCCGTCTACGACGAGGTCGTGGCGGTCAGCTCGACCAACGACAGCGACGAGCTCTCGAGTTTCTCCTCGACCGGGTCGGAAGTCGAGATCGCCGCGCCCGGAAGCGACGTCTACTCGACGATTCCCGGCGGCTACGACACGTTCTCGGGCACCTCGATGGCGTGCCCGCACGTCGCCGGTGCCGCGGGCCAGCTCATGGCCAACGGCTCGTCGAACACCGAGGCGCGCGACCAGCTCAACTCGGCCGCCGAGGACATCGGTCTCGGCGACAACGAGCAGGGCAACGGCCTGCTCGACGTGGCCGCCGCGCTCGACAGCGACGGCGACGACGGCGACGACGGTGACGACGGCGGCGACGACACTGCACCGACTGTCGACTCACTCGACGTCACGAGCGACAGCAACGGCGGCTGGGCGCGATTCGACGCGAGCTGGGCCGTCTCGGACGACACCGAACTCTCGTCGGTCGAGGTCGCGCTCTCCCAGAACGGCTCGTCCGTCGACTCGGCGACCACCTCGGTGAGCGGGACCAGCGCGTCCGGTACCGACCAGCTCGAAGACAAGAAGGGTAGCGGCTCGTACGACGTGACCCTCACCGTCACGGACTCGAACGGCAACACGGCCACGCAGACCGAGACCGTCTCGGCCTGA
- a CDS encoding cell division protein SepF, giving the protein MGFMTKILGDRDAHTAEDYVELNLDDFETAGSEAAMQVHIAEVQGQQDVIAIKDAVYDGDLVIADITRLRTEDTTVERITNELQQVAREVDGDIVQKGDDQILLTPTGVDISREKL; this is encoded by the coding sequence ATGGGCTTCATGACCAAGATCCTCGGCGACCGGGACGCACACACCGCCGAGGACTACGTCGAACTCAACCTCGACGACTTCGAGACGGCCGGGAGCGAGGCCGCGATGCAGGTCCACATCGCGGAGGTACAGGGCCAGCAGGACGTCATCGCGATCAAGGACGCCGTCTACGACGGCGACCTCGTCATCGCCGACATCACCCGCCTGCGGACCGAGGACACGACCGTCGAGCGCATCACCAACGAACTCCAGCAGGTCGCCCGCGAGGTCGACGGCGACATCGTCCAGAAGGGCGACGACCAGATACTCCTCACCCCCACCGGCGTCGACATCAGTCGCGAGAAGCTGTAA
- a CDS encoding DUF5611 family protein — MKEYKMRRGEHLEDRIPDMKAKIEEYFGEVAGTEEYDGHELYVVEEPDNPVFDRIVAGTAEYSGKKDKLAVHFEERPAEEVIEAGHFDAAEEAVSLKNDFLLEATGRDAKSRRESMKRAVEDDADAPDNV; from the coding sequence ATGAAGGAGTACAAGATGCGACGCGGCGAGCATCTGGAGGACCGCATCCCCGACATGAAGGCGAAGATCGAGGAGTACTTCGGCGAGGTCGCCGGGACCGAGGAGTACGACGGCCACGAACTCTACGTGGTCGAAGAGCCCGACAACCCCGTCTTCGACCGCATCGTCGCTGGCACGGCCGAGTACAGCGGCAAGAAGGACAAGCTCGCGGTCCACTTCGAGGAGCGCCCCGCCGAGGAGGTCATCGAAGCGGGCCACTTCGACGCCGCGGAGGAGGCGGTCAGCCTCAAGAACGACTTCCTGCTCGAAGCCACCGGTCGGGACGCCAAGTCCCGCCGCGAGTCGATGAAGCGCGCGGTCGAGGACGACGCCGACGCGCCCGACAACGTCTGA